Proteins encoded within one genomic window of Syntrophorhabdales bacterium:
- a CDS encoding homoserine dehydrogenase, producing the protein MIGVGIIGLGTVGRGTYNILRQYGSLIQQKTGIDLRVVKVAEIDPERSRPCEGEGIAVVRDAREVINDPAVDICVELIGGVGPAYDFIMEALNAGKWVVTANKALLAEKGDALFAAAEASGTEIGFEASVAGAIPVIRAIRDGLVGNRIESILGILNGTSNYILTKMADEGLGFEQALREAQGLGIAEQDPTLDISGVDAAHKLCVLVRLAFGVSIGMRQIVTRGVSGIEPTDIDFAREFGYKIKLLAIAKEQDDSIEARVEPTMLPLRHPMSTVNGVFNAVYVVGDHAGPSLYYGKGAGADPTGSAVVGDIVDMAVRRAAKCPRKGPTLTGGGRRVKKGDESICRFYVRFKAQDQPGVLSKISGILGEYGISIAAVIQKRRMENDYVPIVMLTYEASEGSLKLAIEKIDRLSFIGGPSVHMRIEEGDL; encoded by the coding sequence ATGATCGGTGTTGGCATCATAGGCCTCGGAACCGTCGGCCGGGGTACCTACAATATCCTCAGACAATACGGAAGTCTCATCCAGCAAAAAACAGGGATTGACCTGCGGGTCGTTAAAGTCGCAGAGATCGATCCCGAACGCTCCAGACCATGCGAAGGAGAAGGCATTGCTGTGGTCCGTGATGCGCGGGAGGTGATTAATGATCCCGCAGTTGATATCTGTGTGGAGTTGATAGGCGGTGTGGGACCGGCTTACGACTTTATTATGGAGGCGCTGAATGCGGGAAAGTGGGTGGTGACAGCCAACAAAGCACTGCTCGCAGAAAAGGGTGACGCGCTCTTTGCGGCTGCAGAAGCGTCAGGTACAGAGATCGGTTTTGAGGCATCGGTGGCTGGCGCCATTCCGGTCATTAGGGCTATAAGGGACGGACTCGTGGGGAACAGAATAGAGTCTATTCTCGGGATTCTCAACGGCACGAGTAACTATATCCTCACAAAAATGGCAGATGAAGGGCTTGGCTTCGAGCAGGCGCTGCGCGAGGCCCAGGGATTGGGGATTGCAGAACAGGATCCAACACTCGATATCTCCGGAGTCGATGCGGCGCACAAGCTCTGTGTGCTCGTGAGACTTGCCTTCGGCGTTTCTATAGGTATGCGACAAATAGTGACGAGGGGAGTCTCCGGCATAGAACCCACCGACATAGACTTTGCCAGAGAATTTGGCTACAAGATAAAACTGCTTGCCATAGCCAAAGAGCAGGACGATTCTATAGAGGCTCGCGTTGAGCCGACGATGCTGCCATTGCGCCATCCCATGAGCACGGTAAACGGAGTCTTTAATGCGGTCTACGTGGTGGGCGACCACGCCGGTCCCAGCCTCTACTATGGAAAAGGAGCGGGAGCTGATCCTACAGGAAGCGCGGTCGTAGGCGACATCGTGGATATGGCCGTCAGAAGGGCCGCAAAATGTCCCAGGAAGGGACCGACCCTGACCGGCGGCGGTAGGCGCGTCAAAAAGGGAGATGAATCGATCTGCCGGTTCTACGTGAGATTCAAGGCGCAGGATCAGCCAGGAGTGCTTTCCAAGATTTCCGGCATCCTCGGTGAGTATGGTATCAGCATTGCGGCTGTCATTCAAAAGAGGCGCATGGAAAATGATTATGTCCCGATTGTCATGCTTACCTATGAAGCTTCTGAGGGGAGTCTGAAACTGGCAATAGAAAAGATAGATCGGCTTTCCTTTATTGGGGGGCCGAGTGTGCATATGCGCATAGAAGAAGGCGACTTGTGA
- a CDS encoding cofactor-independent phosphoglycerate mutase — protein MKYIVVIGDGMADFPVEELGGKTPLMTADKPSMDYMAQNGFCGNVVTIPDGFPSGSDVACMSIFGYDPAKYYTGRAPIEAYGMGLTMNETDIAFRCNLVYLDASPTRVLMGDYSGGHISTEEATELVRDLQGAIGDGAGKDEFRFYPGVSYRHIMIWKNGKESMQTTPPHDILDKEVIDYLPKGEGASTLIKLMSDSQLFLKDHPVNRRRQDKGLKPANSIWLWGQGKKPYFPLYVEKYGVRGAAVTAVDLIKGIGSLIGFETPHVKGATGYLDTDYGAKARAALALLERHDIVYVHVEAPDEASHSGSLKEKSKAIERIDKEVLAYLLANTGSDVRFLLTTDHATPISLRTHYACPVPFVIYEKNNLHKGARTGHAYHEDSSLTTMKGEEMILRFLKG, from the coding sequence ATGAAGTACATAGTCGTTATAGGCGATGGGATGGCTGATTTCCCGGTGGAGGAACTGGGCGGGAAGACACCACTCATGACAGCGGACAAGCCTTCGATGGATTACATGGCGCAGAACGGCTTCTGCGGAAATGTGGTGACTATCCCGGACGGCTTTCCTTCCGGCAGCGACGTTGCTTGCATGTCCATTTTCGGTTACGACCCCGCGAAATATTACACGGGAAGGGCTCCCATAGAAGCATATGGCATGGGCCTGACCATGAATGAGACGGATATTGCCTTCCGCTGCAATCTGGTCTACCTGGACGCGAGTCCGACCAGGGTCCTCATGGGTGATTACAGTGGAGGGCATATTTCAACGGAAGAGGCTACCGAACTGGTGCGCGATCTTCAGGGTGCCATCGGGGATGGAGCAGGCAAGGATGAATTCCGCTTCTATCCTGGTGTGAGTTACCGGCATATCATGATATGGAAGAATGGCAAAGAGTCGATGCAGACCACACCTCCCCATGACATTCTTGACAAGGAAGTGATCGACTACCTCCCCAAGGGAGAAGGGGCTTCAACGCTCATCAAGCTTATGAGCGATTCGCAGCTTTTTCTCAAGGACCACCCGGTGAACAGGAGAAGGCAGGACAAGGGTCTTAAGCCGGCCAACAGCATCTGGCTCTGGGGGCAGGGTAAGAAACCTTACTTTCCACTGTATGTGGAGAAGTATGGGGTAAGAGGCGCTGCTGTTACTGCCGTAGACCTCATAAAGGGGATCGGCTCTCTTATAGGTTTTGAGACGCCCCACGTCAAAGGAGCCACGGGTTACCTGGACACCGACTACGGGGCGAAGGCTCGCGCAGCGCTCGCGCTTCTTGAACGTCATGACATTGTCTACGTGCATGTTGAAGCACCGGACGAAGCCTCCCACAGCGGCAGCCTGAAAGAAAAATCGAAGGCAATAGAAAGGATAGACAAAGAAGTCCTCGCCTATCTGCTTGCCAACACCGGCAGTGATGTGCGTTTTCTTTTAACTACCGACCATGCAACGCCCATATCGTTGCGGACGCACTATGCCTGCCCGGTGCCTTTCGTGATCTATGAAAAAAATAATCTTCATAAGGGTGCCCGTACAGGGCACGCCTACCATGAGGATTCAAGCTTAACCACGATGAAGGGCGAAGAGATGATCTTGCGCTTTCTCAAGGGGTAG
- a CDS encoding CTP synthase — protein sequence MRQKFIFVTGGVVSSLGKGLASASIGALLEARGLTVTLKKLDPYINVDPGTMNPFQHGEVFVTDDGAETDLDLGHYERFTEAVVSKRSNFTTGQVYDSVISKERRGEYLGGTVQVIPHITDEIKRRILDVDEGIDIVMVEIGGTVGDIESLPFLEAIRQLRNDLGKENSLFIHLTLVPFIKTAGEMKSKPTQHSVKELREIGIQPDILLCRTEEFLPAALKDKIALFCNVDKDAVITAKDVANIYEVPLMFNREGLDDKITRLLNIWSKKPDLAKWQSISDAVREPKKEVEIAVVGKYVKLTDSYKSLNEALTHGGIANGCKVNLRYVDSEDLEKDVLRHLSDVDGVLVPGGFGSRGIEGKINAINYAREKKIPFFGICLGMQLAVIEIARNLAKLKAANSTEFDENTAYAVIYLMEEWVDRDERVQKRDVASDKGGTMRLGAYPCNLKPGSHAHKAYSQDLIHERHRHRYEFNLVFRDRLEQWGLEITGISPDERLVEIIEFKGHPWFLGCQFHPEFKSKPFKPHPLFREFIKASLKKRQDRIKCKKK from the coding sequence ATGAGACAAAAATTCATATTCGTCACGGGCGGTGTTGTTTCCTCTCTCGGCAAAGGTCTGGCTTCGGCTTCGATTGGAGCTCTTCTGGAAGCACGAGGCCTCACGGTCACCTTGAAGAAGCTTGATCCATATATCAACGTGGATCCGGGGACGATGAACCCTTTTCAACATGGGGAGGTCTTTGTCACGGATGACGGTGCCGAGACAGACCTCGACCTCGGACACTATGAGCGCTTCACAGAAGCTGTCGTCTCGAAGAGGAGCAATTTTACTACAGGCCAGGTCTATGACTCGGTCATATCGAAGGAGCGCCGGGGCGAGTACCTGGGTGGAACCGTTCAGGTGATTCCACACATCACGGATGAAATCAAGAGGCGCATCCTCGATGTGGATGAGGGGATCGATATCGTTATGGTAGAGATTGGTGGCACGGTCGGCGATATCGAGAGCCTTCCTTTCCTGGAGGCAATCAGGCAGCTTCGCAACGACCTCGGAAAAGAGAACTCGCTATTCATTCATCTCACGCTCGTTCCGTTCATCAAGACCGCCGGAGAAATGAAGTCGAAGCCGACGCAGCACAGCGTCAAGGAGCTGCGCGAGATAGGTATCCAGCCGGACATTCTCCTCTGCCGGACCGAAGAATTTCTTCCCGCAGCCCTTAAAGATAAGATCGCACTTTTCTGTAACGTCGATAAAGATGCGGTTATAACCGCTAAAGACGTGGCCAATATTTACGAAGTGCCGCTCATGTTCAACCGCGAAGGCCTCGATGATAAAATTACGAGGCTTCTCAATATATGGTCCAAAAAGCCTGATCTCGCAAAATGGCAATCCATTTCCGATGCTGTCAGAGAACCGAAAAAAGAAGTGGAAATAGCGGTCGTGGGAAAGTATGTGAAGCTGACCGACTCCTATAAGAGCCTTAACGAAGCGCTTACTCACGGCGGTATCGCCAACGGCTGCAAGGTGAATTTGAGATACGTGGATTCGGAAGACCTGGAAAAGGATGTGCTGAGACACCTCTCGGACGTTGACGGGGTGCTGGTCCCGGGCGGCTTCGGATCACGGGGTATCGAAGGGAAAATAAACGCTATCAACTACGCGAGGGAGAAGAAGATCCCCTTCTTCGGGATATGTCTGGGCATGCAGCTTGCGGTCATAGAGATCGCGAGAAACCTTGCGAAGCTGAAAGCTGCGAACAGTACGGAATTCGACGAGAATACAGCGTATGCGGTTATCTATCTGATGGAAGAGTGGGTTGACCGCGATGAGCGGGTGCAGAAAAGGGATGTGGCCTCCGACAAAGGCGGCACGATGCGTCTTGGCGCATACCCCTGCAATCTCAAGCCCGGAAGCCACGCCCACAAGGCTTACAGCCAGGACCTGATTCATGAACGGCACCGCCACAGGTATGAATTCAATCTCGTCTTCAGGGATAGACTGGAGCAGTGGGGATTGGAGATTACGGGTATATCACCCGACGAGAGGCTCGTGGAGATTATCGAATTTAAGGGCCATCCCTGGTTTCTTGGCTGTCAGTTCCACCCGGAGTTCAAATCGAAACCCTTCAAACCGCACCCTCTCTTCCGTGAATTCATAAAAGCTTCATTGAAAAAGCGTCAGGACAGAATAAAGTGCAAAAAGAAGTAA